The window CAAAAACTGACGATATATGGCACTGCTACATTCCAGATTTAAAACCAGGACAGTTATATGCATACAGAGTTTACGGAGATTATGACCCAGCAAACGGGCTTCGCTATAACCCTTACAAGCTGCTCTTGGACCCTTATGCCAGAGCGATTACTGGTGACATCAATCTAGAAGATGTTCACTATGATTTTGATTTTGATAAAGTAGATAGCGAGTTTCTTGTTAATAATCAGGACAGCGCCGAAAACATGCCAAAATGCGTAGTGCTGGATGGTAAATATGATTGGGAAAATGATACTCATCCAAATATACCCTGGTCAGACACTATAATTTACGAGACGCACGTAAAAGGATTTTCTATTCTTAATGAAGATATCCCAAAATCACATAGGGGCACATACTCAGGTTTAAGCTCTAAAGCATCAATTGATTATCTAAAAAACCTCGGAATAACAGCCGTTGAACTTCTACCGGTACATCACAGTGTGGCAGAAAGAACTCTTGTAGATCAAGGGCTTACTAATTATTGGGGATATAACACTGTAGGATTTTTTGCCCCGGATTCTCGTTATTCGAGCACAGGTATTATGGGAGAGCAGGTAGAAGAATTTAAAGATATGGTTAAAGCGCTTCACAATGAAAACATTGAAGTGATACTGGATGTAGTCTATAACCACACTGCAGAAGGAGGCAAGCTTGGTCCGAATCTTAACTTTCGCGGCATTGACAATCTTTCATATTATAAATTAAAAAAGGACAGCAAAAGCGATTATGAGAACTTCACTGGCACTGGCAATTCTATAAATTCGGGAGACGATATTGTAATTCGGATGGTTTTAGAGAGCCTTAGGTATTGGGTGGAGGAGATGCATATTGATGGATTTAGGTTTGATCTTGCGACTGTATTAGGTCGAGAAGAATATGATTTTCACAGACATAGTAAACTGCTAGAGTTAATATGTAATGATACAGTACTTAGCAAAGTTAAATTAATTGCCGAACCATGGGACATAGGTTACGGCGGATACCAAGTAGGCAATTTCCCCGATCCCTTTTCAGAGTGGAACGATAAGTATAGAAATACCCTAAGACAGTTCTGGAGAGGTGACAGCGGACAATTGGCAGATATGGCGTATTGTATTAGCGGATCAAGCAATCTATACAATCTTCGCTCTAAAGGCTCTCACACTAGCATTAATTACGTATGCTCCCATGACGGATTTACACTCGAAGATCTTGTTTCATATGAGAACAAACACAACCTAGCGAATCTAGAATGCAACAAAGACGGTACAAATGAGAATTTTAGCTATAACTTTGGCTATGAAGGAGAAACTACAAACAAAGAGATCCTGGAGCGAAGAGAGAGACAAAAAAGAAATTTTATAGCCACCGTGTTCTTATCCCAAGGAACACCAATGCTTCTTTCAGGAGACGAGGCAGGAAGAACTCAGCAAGGGAACAACAATTCTTATTGCCAGGATAATATTATTTCTTGGCTTGATTGGAAAAGGCTTAAATCAAACAAAGACCTTAATAATTTTACAAGAGAGTTGATAAAACTAAGAAAAAACTCTCCGATTTTAACAAAAGGTCAGTTTTTTGATGGAAAAGAGATAAGTGACACAAATATTAGAGATCTAATCTGGTATTTAGCAAACGGAAGAGAAATATCTGAAGAAGACTGGCAGAACAGCAATATTAAATCATTATGTCTAATAATGGCATTTACAGATAATACGAAAAGTAGTGATAAAATAAGATCAATCAGAGACAATTCATTAATGATATTTCTTAACGGCTCAAAAGAGACTGAAAAGTTTATTGTCCCGGACAATAATATTGCATCAAAATGGGAAATTATAATAAATACTTCAAGCAATACTTTAGATAAAAAAGGCCTATGTTTATCTATAAAAGATAACTATATAATGCTCGACAGATCATTGGTAGTATTAAAACCAAGAACTGGCAGATTAACAAAATTATTGACTAGCATAATAAAATGAACAAAAGATCCAGCGGCATATTAATCCATATAACTTCACTTCCATCAATTCATGGAATTGGTGATTTTGGCCCAACTGCATATGAATTTATTGATTTACTAACGCAGTCGGGTCAAAAATACTGGCAGGTGCTGCCGCTTAACCCTACCGAAGCTACTTATGGGCATTCCCCCTATAGCTGCCCTTCGACATTTGCCGGCAACCCTCTTCTTATTAGTCCTGAGCTTTTAAAGAAAGATGGGTATCTCAGTGATTCAGATTTATCAGACCCACCTGATTTTTCTCAAGATTCTGTTGATTTTGAGGCCGCTGCGTTATACAAGATGGAAATCCTGAAAAAAGCATTTGAATCTAATATCCGGGGAATAGCTCAATATAGTGATTTTAAGAAGTTCTGTAAACAAAATAATCACTGGCTTGAGGATTATTGCTTATACTGCTCAATAAAAAATGACTCAAACTATGTTACATGGAGGGATTTC is drawn from Thermodesulfobacteriota bacterium and contains these coding sequences:
- the glgX gene encoding glycogen debranching protein GlgX, whose translation is KTDDIWHCYIPDLKPGQLYAYRVYGDYDPANGLRYNPYKLLLDPYARAITGDINLEDVHYDFDFDKVDSEFLVNNQDSAENMPKCVVLDGKYDWENDTHPNIPWSDTIIYETHVKGFSILNEDIPKSHRGTYSGLSSKASIDYLKNLGITAVELLPVHHSVAERTLVDQGLTNYWGYNTVGFFAPDSRYSSTGIMGEQVEEFKDMVKALHNENIEVILDVVYNHTAEGGKLGPNLNFRGIDNLSYYKLKKDSKSDYENFTGTGNSINSGDDIVIRMVLESLRYWVEEMHIDGFRFDLATVLGREEYDFHRHSKLLELICNDTVLSKVKLIAEPWDIGYGGYQVGNFPDPFSEWNDKYRNTLRQFWRGDSGQLADMAYCISGSSNLYNLRSKGSHTSINYVCSHDGFTLEDLVSYENKHNLANLECNKDGTNENFSYNFGYEGETTNKEILERRERQKRNFIATVFLSQGTPMLLSGDEAGRTQQGNNNSYCQDNIISWLDWKRLKSNKDLNNFTRELIKLRKNSPILTKGQFFDGKEISDTNIRDLIWYLANGREISEEDWQNSNIKSLCLIMAFTDNTKSSDKIRSIRDNSLMIFLNGSKETEKFIVPDNNIASKWEIIINTSSNTLDKKGLCLSIKDNYIMLDRSLVVLKPRTGRLTKLLTSIIK
- a CDS encoding 4-alpha-glucanotransferase produces the protein MNKRSSGILIHITSLPSIHGIGDFGPTAYEFIDLLTQSGQKYWQVLPLNPTEATYGHSPYSCPSTFAGNPLLISPELLKKDGYLSDSDLSDPPDFSQDSVDFEAAALYKMEILKKAFESNIRGIAQYSDFKKFCKQNNHWLEDYCLYCSIKNDSNYVTWRDFPIELRDRHTICLAKWSEQEKHFILFYKFLQYIFFKQWFSLKKYANDKGIRIIGDIPYYINYDSSDVWANQQLFKLDNDKRPEFVAGVPPDYFSETGQLWG